In the Nitratiruptor sp. YY09-18 genome, CTTGAGAAAACTCAATTGCATTTTCTTCAATCTTATAGTTGAAAAAACCCAAATCTGCATAGCGAAAATACTCCCCAGGTTTAACAGGGAGCAGTTTATAGACTCTCTTTTTTTGTGCATTTGCTGAAACAGTAATAAAATCAAACCGTGTATCGCCATCGTTATCAAAATCTCCAATATAGTAAAAGAGCCATACTGCAGGCATATCACATGACCCATCTATCCTCTTCCATCCAAAAACGTTACCACGCGTTGGCGTGACACCAAATAGTTTATAACAGTTTCCTTGTGGTGTCTCATAGACCCAATTGGAAGCACTATTTTGTACCTTTTTTGGAGAGAGCGCATAGTATTTAAATTCTCCAGACAGATCAAATCTTTTGTCTTGCAAATGCAGAGCATTCACTGTAGCAAATAGTGAAGAGAAGATAAATAAAGAGAGCCATAGATATCTCACAATTGATCCTTTGCAAGGGGATATAGATCATTATACCTTACATTTGGAATCAAAAAATGGAGAAGTAGATGGGGAAAAATCCCAAAAAGATTTATACATTAAAATATTTTGCCTCCGGGTGATGCACTACAATTGCACAAGTAGACTGCTCAGGATGGATCTGATATGTCTCACTCAATTCAATGCCAAACTCTTCTGGTTTTAAGAGATTGAAGATATGGCGGTTAAGCTCAAGATCGGGACAAGCCGGATAGCCAGGAGAGTATCTGGCTCCTTGATAACCTACCATTTTTACATCACGCAAATCCGGTTTTTCATTGCGTAAAATCCCAAGCTCTATGCGTATCTGCTTATGAGCAATCTCAGCCAATGCCTCGGCAAGCTCGACACTGAGACCATGTACCAAATGATACTCATGATACTTCCCAGCTTTAAAAAGCTCCCCTTCATACTCGCTAAACTTGCTTCCAGCACTCACACAAGTAAATGCACTCACATCCATTCGGTCACTATGAAAATAGTCTGCGATGCATCTATGAGGCGGTTTAGACTGCCTTGGAAAGGTGAAAATCTCTATCGCATCTCCGATGATATTTTCTATCGGTTCACGATTGGCATCCTCATCTCTTTGCCAACCAAACTCCTCTCCAAATACATAGAGCTCATTATCCACAGCTCTTGCAGGCCAATATCCATAGAGAATGGTAGGCTCAAATATATCTTTTAGTTCACTTCTTAGTCTATTGAATGCTGGAATCACCTTTTCATCCAGCTGCTTTTGATACTCCTCTTTGCTCAGACCTTTTGATTTATAGCCCCAACGCTGTTTAAAAAGAAGCCTTTTGTTGATCCACTCATAGGCGATATCGGGGTCAATCTCAAGTATCTTTCTACCCCAAAATGGTGGGATAGGTACAGGGGCTGGTTTTGGCAAAATGATATTTGCCGGATCGATCTTTATCTCTTCTTTTGGTTTAACCTCAACAATCTCCTCTTCATCCTTGTCACTCCCAAGCTTTGTATCAAAGTTTCCCTCTTCGATTCTACTCATCGCCACTATTCCATCAAAAGCATCACGGCAATAAAAGATAGGTCCATCATAGGCCGGACGACAAAACTCATCCACAAACTTCTTTGTCAGCGCAGCCCCGCCTAAAAGCACAGGCGTATCAATTCCTTTTTGCTTCATCTCTTTGAGATTTTCCAACATCACTTGAGTAGATTTAACCAATAACCCACTCATACCAATTGCTTGGGCATTATGCTCTTTATAGGCTTTGATAAACTCTTCAAGTTCTACTTTAATACCAAGATTGACAACTTTAAAGCCGTTGTTGGTGAGCAAAATATCTACAAGGTTTTTGCCAACATCATGCACATCACCCTTCACTGTTCCCAAAATAAGAGTGGTTTGCAATTGTTTCTCTTTTTTTGGCAAAAACTGATTAAGATAATCTACTGCTGCTTTCATCACCTCTGCACTTTGCAGCACAAAAGGTAGCTGCATCTGCCCGCTGCCAAAAAGATCTCCTACCTCTTTCATAGCTCCGATCAAAATTTCATTGATAATCTTTTCTGGATTAATGCGATCTTTGGCTTTTTCAAGCAGTGGCATCATCCGCTCTTTGTCCCCATCGATAAGAAGCTTGTGGATTTGCTCTTGGAGTGGGAGTTTGCTCAGTTCATCATCACTTGCAGCCTCTTTTTTTTCTGCTTTGCTGAAGTGCTCAATGAAAGCAAAGAGTGGATCGCCATTTTCGCGCCTGTTAAAGAGCAGATCCTCACAAACTTTGCGATCCTCTTCGCTGATTTTGTGGTAAGGGATGAGATTTTTGACATTGACGATCGCCATAGTAAGACCGGCTTCGACACAATGATGCAAAAAGACACTGTTGAGGTACTCCCTTGCATGTTTCTCAAGACCAAAGCTGATATTGGATACTCCTAAAACGGCTCCAACTTCTGGATGACGTTTTCTAAGCTCCCTGATCGCTTCAATAGTTTCAATAGCTGCTGTTTGATACTCCTCATCCCCACTTCCAACGGTAAAGGTTAAAAGATCAAAAACAAGATCACCAGGATTGAGGCCATGGAGATTTACGGCCCTTTCATACATACGCTCAGCAACTGCTAACTTTTTCTCTTTTGTCTTTGCCATTCCCTCTTCATCGATTGCCAACAGTACCAATGCCGCACCATAGCGCTTTGCCAATGAACAGATTTTGTCAAACTTCTCTATCCCATCTTCAAGGTTGGCTGAGTTGATAATCGGACGTCCGCCAATGTGCTTGAGAGCTGTCTCAATAGCTGGAACTTGCGTGGAGTCCGGCATGAGAGGAATCGGGATCTTTTCATTGTAGAGTTTGATGACTTCTTTCATATCTTTTGTCTCATCGCGCCCTGCAAACCCGACACTTACATCAATACCATGGGCTCCACTGCGCACTTGTTGCTGCGCAACACTGAGTGTCCCTTCATAATCGCTTTTTAAAAGAAGCTCTCTAAAAGCTTTACTTCCTGTCGCGTTGCTTCGCTCACCCATCAAAAAGGGAGGAGGATTTTGATGAAGGGTCCTTGATTCAAAGAGGCTTGCAATGCTTCTAGGCTGTTTTCCTTTTGGAGGGAGGGGCTTTTTGCCTTCAACTGCATCAACTAAAGCCTTGATATGTTGCGGTGTAGTTCCACAGCATCCGCCAAGCAGCGCCACACCATCAATGGAAGTAAATTTTGCTTCAAGCTCTGTAAACTCTTTTGGGCCCATAGGATAGTAGGTATAACCGCCTCTGTTTTGTGGTAGCCCAGCATTGGCATGGATACTGATAGGTCTATCCCACACTTCGCTCAGCACCCTTACATGTTTTTCCACCATATCTGGACCGGTTCCGCAATTAAATCCAAGTGAAATTATGTCAAACGGCTCTAAAATAGTAGCAATCGTTGCCGCATCAGTTCCAATAAGCATCGTACCATTTTGCTCAATGGTAACACTTACCATCACTGGAATCTCAGGGGCTGTATCTTGACAAGCATGGATTGCCGCTTTGATCTGCAAAGGATCTTGACAGGTCTCAAGCAAGAAAAGATCTGCACCACCATCTTTAGCTCCCCGTGCAGCTTCACAGTATCCTGCATACAT is a window encoding:
- the metH gene encoding methionine synthase, with translation MIKELLKKRILVIDGAMGTQLQAKAKEIPPKAWEGKEGCNELLNRTAPEIIKSIHEAYAKVGADIIKTNTFGSMPWVLEEYDLASEAYDLTKRGCELVKEICQKYSTSEKPRFTACSLGPGTKLPSLGHIDYDAMYAGYCEAARGAKDGGADLFLLETCQDPLQIKAAIHACQDTAPEIPVMVSVTIEQNGTMLIGTDAATIATILEPFDIISLGFNCGTGPDMVEKHVRVLSEVWDRPISIHANAGLPQNRGGYTYYPMGPKEFTELEAKFTSIDGVALLGGCCGTTPQHIKALVDAVEGKKPLPPKGKQPRSIASLFESRTLHQNPPPFLMGERSNATGSKAFRELLLKSDYEGTLSVAQQQVRSGAHGIDVSVGFAGRDETKDMKEVIKLYNEKIPIPLMPDSTQVPAIETALKHIGGRPIINSANLEDGIEKFDKICSLAKRYGAALVLLAIDEEGMAKTKEKKLAVAERMYERAVNLHGLNPGDLVFDLLTFTVGSGDEEYQTAAIETIEAIRELRKRHPEVGAVLGVSNISFGLEKHAREYLNSVFLHHCVEAGLTMAIVNVKNLIPYHKISEEDRKVCEDLLFNRRENGDPLFAFIEHFSKAEKKEAASDDELSKLPLQEQIHKLLIDGDKERMMPLLEKAKDRINPEKIINEILIGAMKEVGDLFGSGQMQLPFVLQSAEVMKAAVDYLNQFLPKKEKQLQTTLILGTVKGDVHDVGKNLVDILLTNNGFKVVNLGIKVELEEFIKAYKEHNAQAIGMSGLLVKSTQVMLENLKEMKQKGIDTPVLLGGAALTKKFVDEFCRPAYDGPIFYCRDAFDGIVAMSRIEEGNFDTKLGSDKDEEEIVEVKPKEEIKIDPANIILPKPAPVPIPPFWGRKILEIDPDIAYEWINKRLLFKQRWGYKSKGLSKEEYQKQLDEKVIPAFNRLRSELKDIFEPTILYGYWPARAVDNELYVFGEEFGWQRDEDANREPIENIIGDAIEIFTFPRQSKPPHRCIADYFHSDRMDVSAFTCVSAGSKFSEYEGELFKAGKYHEYHLVHGLSVELAEALAEIAHKQIRIELGILRNEKPDLRDVKMVGYQGARYSPGYPACPDLELNRHIFNLLKPEEFGIELSETYQIHPEQSTCAIVVHHPEAKYFNV